A part of Desulfobacter sp. genomic DNA contains:
- the aroF gene encoding 3-deoxy-7-phosphoheptulonate synthase codes for MILELDSKITDPQREKLETALDRDGCITREITDRGRQLICITGARVKKTPDDYRGLDGVVDVRTISTAHKLVSREFKSEDTRVKIGNVSVGGNRIVVVAGPCAVESREQAMAIAKEVKKYGAVLFRGGAYKPRSSPYSFQGLEEEGLKILAEVREKTGLGVVTEMTSPTQADLMEKYVDVVQIGARNMQNFELLKCVGKMSKPVVLKRGLAATIQEWLMSAEYIASGGNTNIILCERGIRTFEPYTRNTLDLSAIPVLKKLTHLPIIIDPSHATGIREKVAPMARAAVAAGADALMVEVHNNPDKALSDGPQSLYPDQFGNLTRDIYVIAPVVGKQMDFDYLKKSEVIAGMADAEEKTAAFMGEKGAYSHQAALSYFGDEVAPVPVKSFREVFSAVEKGRAAYGVVPVENSLSGSIHENYDLLQEYDLKIIGEVTTRIKHALIAPPDTAPDTIETILAPDYALSQCSNYLEQYPHAKRVPVKAGASAVRKIREAGDTGVAAIGPAMAAEIFGMAVLAETIEDNPRNYTRFAVIAREYKGTKKVNKTSIIFSTGNSPGALFSVMEIFSRYKINLVKLESRPVPGKPWEYMFYADLEADILKAELVPMMAALEEKSEYLRILGRY; via the coding sequence ATGATACTTGAACTTGACAGCAAGATCACAGACCCCCAGCGGGAAAAACTGGAAACCGCACTGGACAGGGACGGATGCATCACCCGGGAAATCACGGACCGGGGCAGGCAGCTTATCTGCATCACCGGGGCCAGGGTAAAAAAGACCCCTGATGACTACAGGGGGCTTGACGGGGTGGTGGATGTGCGCACCATTTCAACGGCCCACAAACTGGTGAGCCGGGAATTCAAATCCGAAGATACCCGGGTGAAAATCGGCAATGTATCGGTGGGCGGAAACCGCATCGTTGTGGTGGCCGGCCCATGCGCCGTGGAAAGCCGGGAACAGGCCATGGCCATTGCAAAAGAGGTGAAGAAATACGGGGCCGTACTCTTCCGGGGCGGGGCCTATAAACCCAGATCCTCCCCCTATTCCTTCCAGGGCCTGGAGGAGGAGGGGCTGAAAATTCTGGCAGAGGTCAGGGAAAAGACGGGGCTGGGCGTGGTCACGGAAATGACATCCCCCACCCAGGCGGACCTCATGGAAAAATATGTGGATGTGGTCCAGATCGGGGCCCGGAATATGCAGAATTTCGAGCTGCTCAAATGTGTGGGGAAGATGAGCAAGCCCGTTGTCCTCAAGCGGGGCCTGGCCGCCACCATCCAGGAATGGCTGATGTCCGCCGAATACATTGCCTCCGGGGGCAACACCAATATCATCCTCTGCGAGCGGGGAATCCGGACCTTTGAACCCTATACCCGGAATACCCTGGACCTCTCGGCCATTCCAGTGCTTAAAAAACTCACCCACCTGCCCATCATCATCGACCCCAGCCATGCCACGGGCATCCGGGAGAAGGTGGCGCCCATGGCACGGGCTGCCGTGGCCGCCGGCGCAGACGCCCTCATGGTGGAGGTGCACAACAATCCGGACAAGGCCCTGTCCGACGGCCCCCAGAGCCTCTATCCCGATCAGTTCGGCAACCTGACCCGGGATATTTACGTCATTGCACCGGTGGTGGGGAAACAGATGGATTTCGATTATCTTAAAAAGTCGGAAGTGATTGCCGGCATGGCGGACGCAGAGGAAAAGACTGCTGCCTTCATGGGGGAAAAGGGCGCCTACAGCCATCAGGCGGCCCTCTCCTATTTCGGTGATGAGGTCGCCCCGGTGCCGGTGAAAAGCTTCAGGGAGGTGTTTTCCGCAGTGGAAAAAGGAAGGGCGGCATACGGGGTGGTCCCCGTGGAAAATTCGTTGTCCGGCTCCATCCATGAAAATTACGATTTGCTCCAGGAATATGATCTGAAAATCATCGGCGAGGTAACCACCCGGATCAAGCACGCCCTCATTGCCCCGCCGGATACGGCACCGGACACCATTGAAACCATATTGGCCCCGGATTATGCCCTGTCCCAGTGCAGCAATTACCTGGAACAATATCCCCATGCCAAGCGGGTGCCGGTAAAGGCCGGGGCTTCCGCCGTCCGTAAAATCCGGGAAGCCGGTGATACCGGCGTTGCCGCCATCGGGCCGGCCATGGCTGCAGAAATTTTCGGGATGGCGGTCCTGGCCGAAACCATTGAGGACAACCCCAGGAATTATACCCGGTTTGCCGTGATCGCCAGGGAATACAAGGGAACCAAGAAGGTGAATAAAACCTCCATTATTTTTTCCACCGGCAACAGCCCCGGCGCCCTGTTCTCCGTGATGGAGATTTTTTCCCGGTACAAGATCAACCTGGTGAAGCTGGAATCCCGGCCCGTACCCGGTAAACCCTGGGAATACATGTTCTATGCCGACCTGGAGGCCGATATCCTTAAAGCGGAACTGGTCCCCATGATGGCCGCCCTGGAGGAAAAGTCCGAGTACCTTCGCATACTGGGCCGGTATTAA
- a CDS encoding DMT family transporter — MAEQRAARDGHTLGMIQIHTAVFLFGFAGLFGKFLTCSPLYIVLGRTLFGGAALWIYARLVSDTRLGGFGKTDLLFFTLQGILLAAHWVLFFLSIQVSSVAVGLVTFSSFPLFVTFMEPLFFRERLKPADVATALAVFAGIILVVPEIDLSNRVTLGAVYGVLSGLTFAILGLVNRRNVRGGDAVAVAFYQNAFAALFLTLPVLITAPEPPGLAALPKLMALGVIFTALAHTCFIRSLAVIRVQTASVIAGLEPVYGIIFAFLLLKEIPAASTLAGGGLIIGATIVAGILSRR, encoded by the coding sequence ATGGCAGAACAGCGGGCGGCCCGGGATGGCCATACCCTGGGCATGATCCAGATTCACACGGCGGTTTTTCTTTTCGGTTTTGCAGGCCTGTTCGGAAAATTCCTCACCTGCAGCCCCCTGTACATTGTGCTGGGCAGGACCCTGTTCGGTGGGGCGGCGCTGTGGATCTATGCCAGGCTCGTCTCCGATACCAGACTGGGCGGTTTCGGAAAAACGGATCTTCTCTTTTTCACCCTCCAGGGCATCCTTCTGGCCGCCCACTGGGTACTCTTCTTCCTGTCCATCCAGGTCTCCTCGGTGGCCGTGGGCCTGGTGACCTTTTCAAGCTTTCCGCTGTTCGTCACCTTTATGGAGCCGCTGTTCTTCAGGGAGAGGCTGAAACCGGCGGATGTGGCCACGGCCCTGGCCGTATTTGCCGGCATCATCCTGGTGGTGCCGGAGATCGACCTCTCCAACCGGGTGACCCTGGGGGCGGTATACGGGGTGCTATCGGGCCTGACCTTTGCCATCCTGGGCCTGGTGAACCGGCGGAACGTGCGGGGCGGCGACGCCGTGGCCGTGGCCTTTTACCAAAACGCCTTTGCCGCCCTCTTCCTGACCCTCCCCGTTTTGATCACCGCTCCGGAACCGCCCGGCCTTGCGGCCCTGCCCAAGCTCATGGCCCTGGGGGTGATATTCACGGCCCTGGCCCACACCTGCTTTATCCGGTCCCTGGCTGTGATCCGGGTCCAGACCGCCAGCGTCATTGCCGGGCTGGAACCGGTTTACGGGATTATTTTCGCCTTTCTCCTTCTCAAGGAAATTCCGGCCGCCAGCACCCTGGCCGGGGGGGGGCTCATCATCGGAGCCACCATTGTTGCCGGGATTCTGAGTCGAAGATAA
- a CDS encoding tetratricopeptide repeat protein codes for MRHISLAIGICLLLTSCVVKNIVTGEYYLAGRAYKTGIKTFEQALAEQPDSPENHYYMARYCLGDNQVKKGLKHINEAVKLDPYNPDYLFWQGVAYGANKAKKAEWQSYEAALKINPAHVNARLYLAHTQLERKQYKAALSNYGQVLGKRPQEASALYNRALILDILGRSGEARSGWKIYLEQYWEGAMAVSAVRHLNHAGDFAFRNYLIGVRTLAMHAVEFTPFSLDLTQEARFSLNRLGKILDQDRNLVIHIVAYQKNNPSLAEKKAKKIKAYLLEQYPGIDPAMLKASWFDQAEKIKLNKKRYDLDESVRFITAV; via the coding sequence ATGAGACATATCTCTTTGGCCATCGGCATCTGCCTGCTGCTGACCTCCTGTGTTGTAAAGAATATCGTCACAGGGGAGTATTATCTGGCCGGCAGGGCGTATAAAACCGGCATTAAAACCTTTGAGCAAGCGCTGGCAGAACAGCCCGATTCCCCTGAAAACCACTACTACATGGCCCGGTACTGCCTGGGCGACAACCAAGTTAAAAAAGGACTGAAGCATATCAATGAAGCGGTGAAACTTGATCCTTACAATCCGGATTACCTTTTCTGGCAGGGGGTGGCCTACGGCGCCAATAAAGCGAAAAAAGCGGAATGGCAGAGCTATGAGGCGGCGCTTAAAATCAATCCCGCCCATGTCAATGCAAGGCTTTACCTGGCCCATACCCAGCTGGAAAGAAAGCAATACAAAGCGGCCCTGTCCAATTACGGCCAGGTGCTGGGAAAACGGCCCCAGGAGGCATCTGCCCTGTACAACAGGGCGTTGATCCTGGATATACTGGGCCGCTCCGGCGAAGCCAGAAGCGGGTGGAAAATCTACCTGGAACAGTATTGGGAGGGGGCCATGGCTGTCAGTGCGGTAAGGCATCTGAACCATGCCGGGGATTTTGCCTTTCGGAATTATTTGATCGGTGTCCGCACCCTTGCCATGCATGCCGTTGAGTTCACCCCCTTTTCTCTGGACCTGACCCAAGAGGCCCGCTTTTCTTTAAACCGCCTGGGAAAAATTCTGGATCAGGACAGGAATCTGGTCATTCACATCGTTGCCTACCAGAAGAACAATCCCTCCCTGGCCGAGAAAAAGGCTAAAAAAATCAAGGCATATCTCTTGGAACAATATCCGGGGATTGATCCGGCAATGTTGAAGGCCAGCTGGTTCGATCAGGCGGAAAAGATTAAACTGAATAAAAAAAGGTATGACCTGGATGAGTCCGTCAGGTTCATCACGGCTGTATAG
- the ettA gene encoding energy-dependent translational throttle protein EttA: MSEDTKKVIYSMINVSKFHGKRQVLKDISLSYFYGAKIGVLGLNGSGKSSLLKILAGIDKEHTGETILTKGFTVGYLEQEPLVDSDKTVREVVEEGVQETVDLLNEYEQISEKFAEPMSDDEMDGLIQRQGQLQEKLDHMDAWDLDSRLKMAMDALRCPPGDTKVSVVSGGEKRRVALCRLLLQKPDILLLDEPTNHLDAESVAWLEMHLSRFEGTIIAVTHDRYFLDNVAGWILELDRGEGIPWKGNYSSWLEQKQRRLATEQKSESKRQQTLARELDWINMSPKGKRSKSKARIKAYEELLKKDVKQQEQEMEIFIPPGPRLGSKVIVAEKVSKAFEDKLLVDDMNFVIPAGAIIGVVGPNGAGKTTLFKMITGKETPDQGSIELGQSVKLAYVDQERDTLDPEKTIYEVISGGSDKLLIGGREINARAYVGKFNFSGSDQQKKVKDISGGERNRVHMATMLQQEANLLLLDEPTNDLDVNTMRALEEALESFAGCAVVISHDRWFLDRIATHILAFEGDSQTLFFEGSYSDYEKDRKKRLGIKENQPTRIKYRQLTR, translated from the coding sequence ATGAGCGAAGATACTAAAAAAGTTATTTATTCAATGATCAACGTGAGCAAATTCCACGGCAAACGCCAGGTGCTCAAGGATATTTCCCTCTCCTATTTCTACGGGGCCAAAATCGGGGTGCTGGGGCTCAACGGCTCGGGTAAATCCTCCCTGCTGAAAATCCTGGCCGGGATAGACAAGGAGCACACCGGGGAGACCATCCTCACCAAGGGCTTTACCGTGGGCTACCTGGAGCAGGAGCCCCTGGTGGATTCGGACAAAACCGTCCGAGAAGTCGTGGAAGAAGGGGTCCAGGAGACCGTGGACCTGCTCAACGAATATGAGCAGATTTCGGAAAAATTCGCCGAGCCCATGTCCGACGACGAGATGGACGGTCTGATCCAGCGCCAGGGACAGCTTCAGGAAAAGCTGGACCACATGGATGCCTGGGACCTGGATTCCCGGCTGAAAATGGCCATGGACGCCCTGCGCTGCCCCCCCGGCGACACCAAGGTATCGGTGGTTTCCGGCGGTGAAAAACGGAGGGTGGCGCTGTGCCGCCTGCTGCTCCAGAAGCCGGACATCCTCCTTCTGGACGAGCCCACCAACCATCTGGACGCCGAGTCCGTGGCCTGGCTGGAGATGCATTTAAGCCGGTTCGAAGGCACCATCATCGCCGTTACCCATGACAGGTATTTTCTGGACAATGTGGCCGGATGGATACTGGAACTGGACCGGGGCGAAGGCATCCCCTGGAAGGGCAACTACTCTTCCTGGCTGGAACAGAAGCAGCGGCGCCTGGCCACGGAGCAGAAGAGCGAAAGCAAGCGCCAGCAGACCCTGGCCCGGGAGCTGGACTGGATCAATATGTCCCCCAAGGGCAAACGGAGCAAGTCCAAGGCCAGGATAAAGGCCTATGAAGAGCTGCTGAAAAAAGACGTCAAACAGCAGGAACAGGAGATGGAGATCTTTATTCCCCCCGGGCCCCGGCTGGGTTCCAAGGTCATTGTGGCGGAAAAGGTCTCCAAGGCATTTGAGGACAAACTGCTGGTGGACGATATGAACTTCGTCATCCCCGCCGGCGCCATCATCGGTGTGGTCGGCCCCAACGGCGCCGGTAAAACCACCCTGTTCAAGATGATCACGGGCAAGGAAACACCGGATCAGGGCTCCATTGAACTGGGCCAGAGCGTCAAACTGGCCTATGTGGACCAGGAGCGGGATACCCTGGATCCTGAAAAGACCATCTACGAGGTGATTTCAGGGGGCAGCGACAAACTGCTCATCGGCGGCCGGGAAATCAACGCCCGGGCCTATGTGGGCAAGTTCAACTTTTCCGGTTCCGACCAGCAGAAAAAGGTCAAGGACATCTCCGGCGGCGAGCGCAACCGGGTTCACATGGCCACCATGCTTCAGCAGGAAGCCAACCTCCTGCTGCTTGACGAACCCACCAACGATCTGGACGTGAACACCATGCGGGCCCTGGAAGAGGCCCTGGAAAGCTTTGCCGGCTGCGCCGTGGTCATCAGCCATGACCGCTGGTTCCTGGACCGCATCGCCACCCACATCCTGGCCTTTGAAGGGGACAGCCAGACCCTCTTCTTTGAAGGTTCCTACTCGGACTACGAAAAGGACCGCAAAAAACGGCTGGGCATCAAGGAAAACCAGCCCACCCGCATCAAATACCGGCAGCTGACCCGTTAG
- a CDS encoding RidA family protein codes for MKSIVSDKAPAAVGPYSHAVIHGGMVYCSGQIPLDPATMALKGSTIEEQTAQSMANLKTVLEECGSGLDRIVKATIFLDSMEDFAGMNGVYEAALEGHKPARSAFEVGRLPKDALVEIECIAALNE; via the coding sequence ATGAAATCCATTGTATCCGATAAAGCACCGGCCGCCGTCGGCCCCTATTCCCACGCCGTAATCCACGGCGGCATGGTCTATTGCTCCGGACAGATCCCCCTGGATCCGGCCACCATGGCACTCAAGGGTAGCACCATTGAAGAACAGACCGCCCAGTCCATGGCCAATCTGAAAACCGTGCTTGAAGAATGCGGTTCCGGCCTTGACCGCATCGTAAAAGCCACTATATTCCTGGATTCAATGGAAGATTTTGCAGGGATGAACGGGGTATATGAGGCGGCCCTGGAAGGCCACAAACCGGCCCGTTCCGCCTTTGAAGTGGGCCGGCTGCCCAAGGACGCCCTGGTGGAAATTGAATGTATTGCCGCCCTGAACGAATAA